From the genome of Microtus pennsylvanicus isolate mMicPen1 chromosome 20, mMicPen1.hap1, whole genome shotgun sequence, one region includes:
- the LOC142838884 gene encoding ribose-phosphate pyrophosphokinase 1-like isoform X2, with product MSTSFRERKKANEVDRMVLVGDVKDRVAILVDDMADTCGTICHAADKLLSAGATRVYAILTHGILSGPAISRINNACFEAVVVTNTIPQEDKMKHCSKIQVVDISMILAEAIRRTHNGESVSYLFSHVPL from the exons ATGTCTACATCGTTCAGA GAACGGAAGAAGGCCAATGAAGTGGACCGCATGGTGCTGGTAGGAGACGTGAAGGATCGGGTGGCTATCCTTGTGGATGACATGGCTGACACTTGTGGTACAATCTGTCATGCCGCTGACAAACTTCTCTCGGCTGGAGCTACCAGAGTTTATGCTATCCTGACGCATGGAATCCTTTCTGGCCCAGCCATTTCCCGCATCAACAACGCATGCTTTGAAGCAGTGGTCGTCACCAATACCATACCTCAGGAGGATAAGATGAAACACTGCTCCAAAATTCAGGTGGTTGACATCTCCATGATCCTTGCAGAAGCCATCAGAAGAACCCACAATGGCGAGTCTGTCTCCTACCTGTTCAGCCATGTTCCTTTATAA
- the LOC142838884 gene encoding ribose-phosphate pyrophosphokinase 1-like isoform X1 produces the protein MPNIKIFSGSSHRDLSQKIADRLGLELGKVVTKKFSNQETCVEIGESVRGEDVYIVQSGCGEINDNLMELLIMINACKIASASRVTAVMPCFPYARQDKKDKSRAPISAKLVANMLSVAGADHIITMDLHASQIQGFFDIPVDNLYAEPAVLEWIRENISEWRNCTIVSPDAGGAKRVTSIADRLNVDFALIHKERKKANEVDRMVLVGDVKDRVAILVDDMADTCGTICHAADKLLSAGATRVYAILTHGILSGPAISRINNACFEAVVVTNTIPQEDKMKHCSKIQVVDISMILAEAIRRTHNGESVSYLFSHVPL, from the coding sequence ATGCCGAATATCAAAATCTTCAGCGGGAGCTCCCACCGGGACTTATCCCAGAAAATTGCTGACCGCCTGGGCCTGGAGCTCGGCAAGGTGGTGACTAAGAAATTCAGCAACCAGGAGACCTGTGTGGAAATTGGAGAAAGCGTACGTGGAGAGGATGTCTACATCGTTCAGAGTGGGTGTGGTGAGATAAATGACAATCTAATGGAACTTTTGATCATGATTAATGCTTGCAAGATTGCTTCAGCCAGCCGGGTTACTGCCGTCATGCCCTGTTTCCCTTACGCCCGCCAAGATAAAAAGGATAAGAGCCGGGCTCCCATCTCAGCTAAGCTTGTTGCAAATATGCTATCTGTCGCAGGAGCGGATCATATTATCACCATGGATCTTCATGCATCTCAAATTCAGGGCTTTTTTGATATCCCAGTGGACAATTTATATGCAGAGCCAGCTGTCTTAGAGTGGATAAGGGAGAATATTTCTGAGTGGAGAAACTGTACTATTGTCTCACCTGATGCTGGTGGAGCCAAGAGAGTGACCTCCATTGCAGACCGATTGAATGTGGATTTTGCCTTGATTCACAAGGAACGGAAGAAGGCCAATGAAGTGGACCGCATGGTGCTGGTAGGAGACGTGAAGGATCGGGTGGCTATCCTTGTGGATGACATGGCTGACACTTGTGGTACAATCTGTCATGCCGCTGACAAACTTCTCTCGGCTGGAGCTACCAGAGTTTATGCTATCCTGACGCATGGAATCCTTTCTGGCCCAGCCATTTCCCGCATCAACAACGCATGCTTTGAAGCAGTGGTCGTCACCAATACCATACCTCAGGAGGATAAGATGAAACACTGCTCCAAAATTCAGGTGGTTGACATCTCCATGATCCTTGCAGAAGCCATCAGAAGAACCCACAATGGCGAGTCTGTCTCCTACCTGTTCAGCCATGTTCCTTTATAA